Proteins co-encoded in one Pelodiscus sinensis isolate JC-2024 chromosome 9, ASM4963464v1, whole genome shotgun sequence genomic window:
- the RGS2 gene encoding regulator of G-protein signaling 2, with the protein MQSAIFLALQHNCGQMERTPSSCQNEEKKGKMKRTVIKDWKTRLSYFLQNSSTSTKTKSNKKGKQHSYIRPSPEEAQLWSEAFDELLANKYGLAAFRAFLKSEFCEENIDFWLACEDFKKIKSPQKLTSKAKKIYSDFIEKEAPKEINIDFQTKNMIAQNIQEATHTCFNAAQKRVYSLMENNAYPRFLESEFYQELCKKSKITGEPQGT; encoded by the exons ATGCAAAGTGCAATCTTCCTTGCTCTTCAGCACAACTGTGGACAAATGGAGAGAACTCCCAGCAGCTGTCAAAATGAGGAGAAGAAAGGAAAGATGAAGAGAACTGT CATTAAGGATTGGAAAACAAGGTTGAGCTACTTCCTGCAAAACTCTTCCACTTCTACAAAAACCAAGTCCAACAAAAAAGGAAAGCAACATTCTTACATCAG ACCTTCTCCTGAAGAAGCCCAGCTTTGGTCAGAAGCTTTTGATGAACTTCTAGCTAATAAAT ATGGTCTTGCAGCATTTCgagcttttttaaaatcagagtTCTGTGAGGAGAACATCGATTTCTGGCTGGCCTGTGAAGACTTCAAGAAAATCAAGTCACCTCAGAAGCTGACATCCAAGGCTAAAAAAATCTACAGTGATTTCATTGAAAAAGAAGCTCCCAAAGAG ATAAACATAGACTTCCAAACCAAGAACATGATTGCCCAGAATATCCAAGAAGCTACACACACCTGTTTCAATGCTGCGCAGAAGCGAGTCTACAGCTTGATGGAGAATAATGCATATCCACGATTTTTAGAGTCTGAATTCTATCAGGAACTGTGTAAAAAGTCAAAGATTACTGGGGAGCCTCAAGGGACATGA